Proteins encoded by one window of Rhineura floridana isolate rRhiFlo1 chromosome 9, rRhiFlo1.hap2, whole genome shotgun sequence:
- the LOC133364351 gene encoding zinc finger MYM-type protein 1-like translates to MLACILQKTKEWKWQEAEEQGVEMEEFEAEESAESDSSHDTVNEMSDVKKKDLQILCDVSFWEIPVPDHFRVEIIKRGSASFQNKDGPFSVAARQDAKAKGDVCQLSKDWFYKMMPNGKKILQSWMVYSLVNENLYWFCCRLFAVSATDTTSKFVTGFQMWWKLSPKVHNHETSEQHLRCLEKWKTLAAGLRLHKTIDAKTIALMEMEKEKWRDILHRLLDITLFLAKQNLAFHGHKEDESSLNKGNFLEMVEMLSKYDPVLKEHLMRLKRSTCKLKVSVSYLAPKTQNEFISAPANHVKEMLVKDIKSTKYFGIMFDSTPDISHTDQMSKVIRYVKINNRKVEVKEVFLGFFPLKGKKAADLSSDILKNLESDGLDIMMYSAQGYDNAATMAGIHGGVQAILKGNNKKAIFNGYQIKSHQGSSSHA, encoded by the exons ATGCTAGCATGCATTCTGCAAAAGACCAAGGAGTGGAAATGGCAGGAAGCAGAAGAacaaggagtggaaatggaagaATTTGAAGCAGAAGAGAGTGCTGAAAGTGACTCTAGCCATGATACTGTAAATGAGATGAGTGACGTTAAGAAGAAAGATTTGCAAATTTTATGTGATGTTTCTTTCTGGGAGATACCAGTTCCAGATCATTTTCGGGTTGAAATCATCAAAAGGGGAAGTGCTTCTTTCCAGAACAAAGATGGGCCTTTCAGTGTTGCGGCAAGGCAAGATGCAAAAGCAAAGGGAGATGTGTGCCAGCTTTCAAAAGATTGGTTTTACAAGATGATGCCAAATGGCAAGAAAATTCTGCAGTCATGGATGGTTTACTCACTCGTCAATGAGAATTTATACTGGTTTTGCTGCCGACTGTTTGCCGTTAGTGCTACAGATACGACATCCAAATTTGTGACTGGGTTTCAGATGTGGTGGAAACTGAGCCCGAAAGTACATAACCATGAGACGTCCGAACAGCACCTACGTTGCCTTGAAAAGTGGAAAACATTGGCAGCAGGACTTAGGCTGCACAAAACCATTGACGCCAAAACTATTGCTTTGATGGAAATGGAGAAGGAAAAGTGGAGGGACATCTTGCACAGATTGCTTGATATCACATTGTTTCTTGCCAAGCAGAATCTGGCATTCCATGGCCACAAGGAAGATGAATCTTCATTGAATAAAGGGAACTTTCTTGAGATGGTTGAGATGCTTTCAAAATATGATCCAGTGCTGAAAGAGCACCTAATGAGATTAAAGCGGAGCACATGTAAACTTAAAGTATCAGTCTCTTATCTTGCACCAAAAACTCAGAATGAGTTTATAAGCGCCCCGGCAAATCATGTGAAGGAGATGCTTGTCAAGGACATAAAGTCTACAAAGTACTTTGGGATCATGTTCGACAGCACACCTGACATATCACATACTGACCAGATGTCCAAAGTGATCAGATATGTAAAAATCAACAATAGGAAAGTTGAAGTGAAAGAAGTATTTCTAGGATTTTTccctttaaaggggaaaaaagctgctGACCTCAGTTCTGACATTCTTAAAAATCTGGAAAGTGATGGACTGGACATAATGATGTACAGCGCTCAAGGTTACGATAATGCTGCCACTATGGCTGGAATCCATGGAGGTGTACAAGCCATTCTTAAGGGAAACAACAAGAAAGCTATTTTTAATGGAT atcagatcaagagcCACCAAGGAAGTAGCAGCCATGCTTGA